A region of Diospyros lotus cultivar Yz01 chromosome 3, ASM1463336v1, whole genome shotgun sequence DNA encodes the following proteins:
- the LOC127798282 gene encoding uncharacterized protein LOC127798282 codes for MVDQVLLSHWANRIEARGNPQNEDMNVFLLAMEEIIDDVPPSYRQMVDLSEFQIGFLIDQLEGEWKTFAQWLWQDWEDDSLREFCARMRNEHQDLLGDVMDEEEQAEIAANLADEVIDISSDEESDEESQEVQDDDEGPPVASDSDRDHKESWMVNTRRLRDAAHDVSGRGREGNNLEDQDDRRNHSGGNRRYVGESSSSEDRFERMERFLENMLTYVSREEPTRHTTTALERYRHLRPPVFKGRTGDDPSSAEYWLEQTEKLLQHLQCSEEEKVRCATYTLEEEAGRWWQSTERSLIRSQQEREAENEDVPTYTWAGFKEEFNAKYFSKSWKEESIWEFMRLKQTGEMSVSQYDNRFIQLIKYVPMYETDESQKAQKFVSGLQEHLQQVLSGWDVETYKEALHRALTIERNLTRAKIIKTEEGSKSGKLGSPTTQPRDDGKCPRCKRKHPGKRCVLRCYGCGEEGHIGRNCPKIKAMPQVGNQGKVVCYNCGQPGHISRDCSKRQKMEPPSGSAQNVRPGRVYNLTCEDAEADPAVIEGTLFFSNIPAHALIDPGATHSFVSHASLEGLKLEPKELGYQMVIATPMGSTLRTAVGCRECIFSMGSESFKIDLVVLDIQDFDIIIGMDFLSLHEAKIDCKSKTVSLPKLNKEWVVFQGQSRKTKRENGVILHTLQSAKPESGKKSLKLESVGVVNEYPEVFPEELPGLPPQREIEFSIDLIPGTQPISIPPYKMAPAEMRELKEQLQDLTDKGFIRPSVSPWGAPILFVKKKDGTLRMCTDYRQLNKVTIKNKYPLPRIEELFDQLQGARVFSKIDLRSGYYQMKIKQEDVPKTAFRSRYGHYEYLVMPFGLTNAPAAFMDLMNRTFKPYLDKFVIVFIDDILIYSASESNHEKHLRIVLQTLKDHKLYAKFSKCEFWLTQVAFLGHIISAEGIAVDPAKIEAVQKWQAPKTVGEIRSFLGLAGYYRRFVEGFSKISAPLTRLTQKEVKFEWDAKCEQSFQELKARLTTAPILAMPTEAGRHEQNYPTHDLELAAIIYALKLWRHYLYGVQFEIFTDHKRKANIVADALSRRSSEIVANMMIEEFSHLTVGVKPKPIKGYMANLTIQPDVVNQIKSALQSDTRRSQWIDENDQVKAPEFSYHGGILRFQGRTYVPRDQGLRQVILGEAHRARYTVHPGSTKMYKDLREIYWWPGMKKDVARTPLCWVETGEVGLVGPEIVQTTTEKIKQIQEKMRISQSRQKSYADQRRRNLEFLVGDKAYLKVSPFKSVIRGKRKGKLSPRFIGPYEILEKIGLVAYRLALPVALSNIHDVFHVSQLRKHEPDPTQVLRNETIEIRNDLTYPEEPVRILDQRDQVLRNKVIPLVKVLWGNHDEEEATWEREEEMKISYPHLFNIVN; via the exons ATGGTGGATCAAGTGCTGCTGTCACATTGGGCAAATAGGATCGAAGCTCGAGGAAACCCGCAAAATGAGGACATGAATGTGTTTTTGCTtgcaatggaggaaattattgatgatgtGCCCCCTAGTTACCGACAGATGGTAGATTTATCAGAGTTTCAGATCGGATTTCTTATTGACCAGCTGGAGGGGGAATGGAAGACTTTTGCGCAATGGTTATGGCAGGACTGGGAAGACGACTCTCTACGTGAATTCTGCGCAAGAATGCGGAACGAGCATCAGGATCTACTCGGGGACGTTATGGATGAGGAGGAACAGGCAGAGATTGCTGCAAATCTCGCGGATGAGGTCATAGATATTAGCTCTGATGAGGAATCAGATGAGGAATCTCAGGAAGTCCAAGATGATGACGAAGGACCCCCGGTAGCATCCGACAGTGACAGGGACCACAAGGAGTCATGG atggtgaatacacgaagGCTACGGGACGCAGCTCATGACGTAagtggaagaggaagagaaggaaataatCTCGAAGATCAGGATGATCGCAGGAATCACTCAGGAGGGAACAGAAGATACGTCGGGGAATCGAGCTCCAGTGAGGACCGATTTGAGCGAATGGagcgatttttagaaaatatgctAACATACGTGAGTCGAGAGGAGCCTACGCGGCACACGACCACAGCTTTGGAGCGATACCGACATTTGAGACCCCCTGTGTTCAAAGGAAGGACAGGCGATGATCCTAGCTCAGCCGAGTATTGGCTGGAGCAGACCGAGAAACTACTTCAACATCTCCAATGCAGTGAAGAGGAGAAGGTGAGGTGTGCAACCTACAcactggaagaagaagcaggtcgGTGGTGGCAGTCTACCGAACGATCATTAATAAGGTCTCAACAGGAGCGTGAAGCTGAGAATGAGGATGTACCAACCTATACTTGGGCGGGATTCAAGGAGGAGTTTAACGCCAAGTATTTTTCCAagagttggaaggaagaaagTATTTGGGAGTTTATGAGGCTCAAGCAGACAGGAGAGATGTCTGTGAGTCAGTACGATAATCGGTTCATTCAACTGATTAAGTACGTACCCATGTACGAGACTGACGAGAGTCAGAAGGCACAAAAGTTTGTTTCAGGACTACAAGAACATCTCCAGCAAGTTTTAAGTGGATGGGACGTTGAAACTTACAAAGAAGCATTGCACCGAGCTTTGACCATTGAGAGAAATCTGACACGAGCCAAGATCATCAAGAcagaggaaggaagtaagagcGGTAAACTAGGCAGCCCGACGACTCAACCAAGGGATGACGGGAAGTGTCCTCGATGTAAGAGAAAACACCCTGGGAAGAGATGTGTCTTGCGGTGCTATGGATGCGGCGAAGAAGGTCACATTGGGAGAAATTGCCCAAAGATCAAAGCAATGCCCCAGGTTGGGAATCAGGGAAAAGTGGTGTGTTACAATTGTGGACAACCAGGGCATATCTCGCGCGATTGCTCAAAAAGACAGAAGATGGAACCACCGAGTGGAAGTGCACAAAATGTTCGTCCAGGCCGAGTGTACAATCTGACTTGTGAGGACGCTGAGGCCGATCCTGCagttattgaaggtacactgTTCTTTTCGAATATTCCAGCTCATGCTTTAATTGATCCAGGTGCTACGCATTCATTTGTGTCGCATGCATCATTAGAAGGTTTAAAATTAGAACCTAAGGAATTGGGTTATCAAATGGTAATAGCCACTCCTATGGGTTCAACTCTCAGAACTGCAGTAGGGTGCCGCGAGTGTATTTTTAGTATGGGATCGGAAAGTTTTAAGATTGATTTAGTGGTATTAGACATTCAAGATTTCGACATAATTATCGGTATGGATTTCCTATCGCTACATGAGGCTAAAATAGATTGTAAgagtaagaccgtgagcttacCCAAGCTTAACAAAGAATGGGTGGTGTTCCAGGGTCAAAGTAGGAAGACTAAGAGAGAAAATGGCGTGATTCTGCACACATTGCAATCAGCCAAACCCGAATCAGGAAAGAAAAGTCTCAAGTTGGAATCAGTGGGAGTCGTGAATGAGTATCCTGAGGTATTTCCTGAggaattaccaggattacctccccaaagagaaattgaattttcgaTAGATCTTATACCAGGTACACAGCCAATATCCATACCTCCGTACAAGATGGCCCCAGCTGAGATGAGGGAATTGAAGGAGCAATTACAGGACTTGACCGACAAAGGATTTATCAGACCAAGTGTGTCACCCTGGGGAGCTCCGATATTGTtcgtgaaaaagaaagatggtacccTACGTATGTGTACTGACTACCGACAGTTGAACAAGGTAACtataaagaataagtaccctTTGCCTAGGATTGAAGAGTTGTTTGACCAACTCCAAGGAGCTAGAGTATTTTCTAAGATAGATCTTCGGTCTGGGTACtatcaaatgaagatcaaacAGGAAGATGTGCCCAAGACTGCGTTTCGGTCACGGTATGGTCACTACGAATATCTAGTGATGCCGTTTGgattgaccaatgcacctgctgcatttatggatttaatgaaccgAACGTTTAAACCATACCTGGACAAATTTGTAATAGTGTTCATAGATGACATTCTGATATACTCTGCAAGTGAGAGTAAtcatgaaaaacatttaaggATAGTCTTGCAGACTTTAAAGGACCACaaattgtacgccaagttctcgaaatgtgaattttggcttactcaGGTAGCATTTCTTGGACATATAATTTCTGCAGAAGGTATAGCTGTCGATCCAGCAAAGATAGAAGCAGTTCAAAAATGGCAAGCACCTAAGACCGTTGGGGAGATCCGAAGTTTTCTTGGACTAGCTGGATACTATAGAAGGTTTGTAGAAGGGTTTTCAAAGATATCGGCTCCACTTACTCGATTGACGCAGAaagaagttaaatttgaatgggaTGCTAAATGTGAGCAAAGTTTCCAAGAACTTAAGGCACGATTAACCACGGCACCGATTCTAGCAATGCCAACGGAGGCAGGAAG ACATGAGCAGAACTACCCAACTCACGACTTGGAATTAGCAGCTATAATTTATGCTTTGAAGTtatggagacattatctctacggggtacaatttgagatttttacggACCATAAAA gaaaggcgAACATAGTTGCAGACGCTCTTAGCCGAAGAAGTTCCGAAATTGTGGCTAACATGATGATCGAGGAATTTAGCCACCTAACAGTAGGTGTTAAGCCTAAACCAATCAAGGGATATATGGCAAATCTGACAATTCAACCTGATGtggtgaatcaaatcaaatcagctCTGCAGtcagacacaagaagaagtCAGTGGATAGATGAGAACGATCAAGTTAAAGCACCTGAATTCAGTTACCATGGTGGTATACTTCGATTTCAAGGAAGAACATACGTGCCAAGGGATCAGGGTCTAAGACAAGTTATCTTGGGAGAAGCTCATCGGGCAAGATACACAGTACATCCCGGATCAACAAAAATGTATAAGGATCTTAGGGAAATTTactggtggccaggaatgaagaaggACGTGGCACG AACACCACTCTGCTGGGTAGAAACTGGAGAAGTAGGATTAGTGGGACCCGAGATTGTTCAGACTACTACTGAGAAGATTAAGCAAatacaagagaaaatgaggataAGTCAAAGTCGACAGAAATCGTATGCTGATCAACGAAGACGAAACTTGGAATTTTTGGTCGGTGACAAGGCATACTTAAAAGTCTCTCCATTTAAATCCGTGAttcgaggaaaaaggaaagggaaattaagccCAAGATTCATAGGACCCtatgagattttggagaaaattggattagtggcttacaggttaGCTTTACCTGTGGCATTATCAAATATCCACGACGTGTTTCATGTGTCTCAACTACGGAAACATGAGCCAGACCCTACGCAGGTACTTCGAAATGAAACCATTGAGATACGAAATGATCTAACGTACCCTGAGGAACCAGTTCGAATCTTAGATCAAAGGGATCAAGTCTTAAGGAACAAGGTTATTCCCTTAGTGAAGGTACTATGGGGTAATCATGACGAAGAAGAGGCAACTTGGGAACgtgaagaagagatgaagattTCCTATCCGCATTTATTTAACattgtaaattag
- the LOC127798285 gene encoding uncharacterized protein LOC127798285: MVDQVLLSHWANRIEARGNPQNEDMNVFLLAMEEIIDDVPPSYRQMVDLSEFQIGFLIDQLEGEWKTFAQWLWQDWEDDSLREFCARMRNEHQDLLGDVMDEEEQAEIAANLADEVIDISSDEESDEESQEVQDDDEGPPVASDSDRDHKESWMVNTRRLRDAAHDVSGRGREGNNLEDQDDRRNHSGGNRRYVGESSSSEDRFERMERFLENMLTYVSREEPTRHTTTALERYRHLRPPVFKGRTGDDPSSAEYWLEQTEKLLQHLQCSEEEKVRCATYTLEEEAGRWWQSTERSLIRSQQEREAENEDVPTYTWAGFKEEFNAKYFSKSWKEERIWEFMRLKQTGEMSVSQYDNRFIQLIKYVPMYETDESQKAQKFVSGLQEHLQQVLSGWDVETYKEALHRALTIERNLTRAKIIKTEEGSKSGKLGSPTTQPRDDGKCPRCKRKHPGKRCVLRCYGCGEEGHIGRNCPKIKAMPQVGNQGKVVCYNCGQPGHISRDCSKRQKMEPPSGSAQNVRPGRVYNLTCEDAEADPAVIEGTLFFSNIPAHALIDPGATHSFVSHASLEGLKLEPKELGYQMVIATPMGSTLRTAVGCRECIFSMGSESFKIDLVVLDIQDFDIIIGMDFLSLHEAKIDCKSKTVSLPKLNKEWVVFQGQSRKTKRENGVILHTLQSAKPESGKKSLKLESVGVVNEYPEVFPEELPGLPPQREIEFSIDLIPGTQPISIPPYKMAPAEMRELKEQLQDLTDKGFIRPSVSPWGAPILFVKKKDGTLRMCTDYRQLNKVTIKNKYPLPRIEELFDQLQGARVFSKIDLRSGYYQMKIKQEDVPKTAFRSRYGHYEYLVMPFGLTNAPAAFMDLMNRTFKPYLDKFVIVFIDDILIYSASESNHEKHLRIVLQTLKDHKLYAKFSKCEFWLTQVAFLGHIISAEGIAVDPAKIEAVQKWQAPKTVGEIRSFLGLAGYYRRFVEGFSKISAPLTRLTQKEVKFEWDAKCEQSFQELKARLTTAPILAMPTEAGRHEQNYPTHDLELAAIIYALKLWRHYLYGVQFEIFTDHKRKANIVADALSRRSSEIVANMMIEEFSHLTVGVKPKPIKGYMANLTIQPDVVNQIKSALQSDTRRSQWIDENDQVKAPEFSYHGGILRFQGRTYVPRDQGLRQVILGEAHRARYTVHPGSTKMYKDLREIYWWPGMKKDVARTPLCWVETGEVGLVGPEIVQTTTEKIKQIQEKMRISQSRQKSYADQRRRNLEFLVGDKAYLKVSPFKSVIRGKRKGKLSPRFIGPYEILEKIGLVAYRLALPVALSNIHDVFHVSQLRKHEPDPTQVLRNETIEIRNDLTYPEEPVRILDQRDQVLRNKVIPLVKVLWGNHDEEEATWEREEEMKISYPHLFNIVN, encoded by the exons ATGGTGGATCAAGTGCTGCTGTCACATTGGGCAAATAGGATCGAAGCTCGAGGAAACCCGCAAAATGAGGACATGAATGTGTTTTTGCTtgcaatggaggaaattattgatgatgtGCCCCCTAGTTACCGACAGATGGTAGATTTATCAGAGTTTCAGATCGGATTTCTTATTGACCAGCTGGAGGGGGAATGGAAGACTTTTGCGCAATGGTTATGGCAGGACTGGGAAGACGACTCTCTACGTGAATTCTGCGCAAGAATGCGGAACGAGCATCAGGATCTACTCGGGGACGTTATGGATGAGGAGGAACAGGCAGAGATTGCTGCAAATCTCGCGGATGAGGTCATAGATATTAGCTCTGATGAGGAATCAGATGAGGAATCTCAGGAAGTCCAAGATGATGACGAAGGACCCCCGGTAGCATCCGACAGTGACAGGGACCACAAGGAGTCATGG atggtgaatacacgaagGCTACGGGACGCAGCTCATGACGTAagtggaagaggaagagaaggaaataatCTCGAAGATCAGGATGATCGCAGGAATCACTCAGGAGGGAACAGAAGATACGTCGGGGAATCGAGCTCCAGTGAGGACCGATTTGAGCGAATGGagcgatttttagaaaatatgctAACATACGTGAGTCGAGAGGAGCCTACGCGGCACACGACCACAGCTTTGGAGCGATACCGACATTTGAGACCCCCTGTGTTCAAAGGAAGGACAGGCGATGATCCTAGCTCAGCCGAGTATTGGCTGGAGCAGACCGAGAAACTACTTCAACATCTCCAATGCAGTGAAGAGGAGAAGGTGAGGTGTGCAACCTACAcactggaagaagaagcaggtcgGTGGTGGCAGTCTACCGAACGATCATTAATAAGGTCTCAACAGGAGCGTGAAGCTGAGAATGAGGATGTACCAACCTATACTTGGGCGGGATTCAAGGAGGAGTTTAACGCCAAGTATTTTTCCAagagttggaaggaagaaagaatttggGAGTTTATGAGGCTCAAGCAGACAGGAGAGATGTCTGTGAGTCAGTACGATAATCGGTTCATTCAACTGATTAAGTACGTACCCATGTACGAGACTGACGAGAGTCAGAAGGCACAAAAGTTTGTTTCAGGACTACAAGAACATCTCCAGCAAGTTTTAAGTGGATGGGACGTTGAAACTTACAAAGAAGCATTGCACCGAGCTTTGACCATTGAGAGAAATCTGACACGAGCCAAGATCATCAAGAcagaggaaggaagtaagagcGGTAAACTAGGCAGCCCGACGACTCAACCAAGGGATGACGGGAAGTGTCCTCGATGTAAGAGAAAACACCCTGGGAAGAGATGTGTCTTGCGGTGCTATGGATGCGGCGAAGAAGGTCACATTGGGAGAAATTGCCCAAAGATCAAAGCAATGCCCCAGGTTGGGAATCAGGGAAAAGTGGTGTGTTACAATTGTGGACAACCAGGGCATATCTCGCGCGATTGCTCAAAAAGACAGAAGATGGAACCACCGAGTGGAAGTGCACAAAATGTTCGTCCAGGCCGAGTGTACAATCTGACTTGTGAGGACGCTGAGGCCGATCCTGCagttattgaaggtacactgTTCTTTTCGAATATTCCAGCTCATGCTTTAATTGATCCAGGTGCTACGCATTCATTTGTGTCGCATGCATCATTAGAAGGTTTAAAATTAGAACCTAAGGAATTGGGTTATCAAATGGTAATAGCCACTCCTATGGGTTCAACTCTCAGAACTGCAGTAGGGTGCCGCGAGTGTATTTTTAGTATGGGATCGGAAAGTTTTAAGATTGATTTAGTGGTATTAGACATTCAAGATTTCGACATAATTATCGGTATGGATTTCCTATCGCTACATGAGGCTAAAATAGATTGTAAgagtaagaccgtgagcttacCCAAGCTTAACAAAGAATGGGTGGTGTTCCAGGGTCAAAGTAGGAAGACTAAGAGAGAAAATGGCGTGATTCTGCACACATTGCAATCAGCCAAACCCGAATCAGGAAAGAAAAGTCTCAAGTTGGAATCAGTGGGAGTCGTGAATGAGTATCCTGAGGTATTTCCTGAggaattaccaggattacctccccaaagagaaattgaattttcgaTAGATCTTATACCAGGTACACAGCCAATATCCATACCTCCGTACAAGATGGCCCCAGCTGAGATGAGGGAATTGAAGGAGCAATTACAGGACTTGACCGACAAAGGATTTATCAGACCAAGTGTGTCACCCTGGGGAGCTCCGATATTGTtcgtgaaaaagaaagatggtacccTACGTATGTGTACTGACTACCGACAGTTGAACAAGGTAACtataaagaataagtaccctTTGCCTAGGATTGAAGAGTTGTTTGACCAACTCCAAGGAGCTAGAGTATTTTCTAAGATAGATCTTCGGTCTGGGTACtatcaaatgaagatcaaacAGGAAGATGTGCCCAAGACTGCGTTTCGGTCACGGTATGGTCACTACGAATATCTAGTGATGCCGTTTGgattgaccaatgcacctgctgcatttatggatttaatgaaccgAACGTTTAAACCATACCTGGACAAATTTGTAATAGTGTTCATAGATGACATTCTGATATACTCTGCAAGTGAGAGTAAtcatgaaaaacatttaaggATAGTCTTGCAGACTTTAAAGGACCACaaattgtacgccaagttctcgaaatgtgaattttggcttactcaGGTAGCATTTCTTGGACATATAATTTCTGCAGAAGGTATAGCTGTCGATCCAGCAAAGATAGAAGCAGTTCAAAAATGGCAAGCACCTAAGACCGTTGGGGAGATCCGAAGTTTTCTTGGACTAGCTGGATACTATAGAAGGTTTGTAGAAGGGTTTTCAAAGATATCGGCTCCACTTACTCGATTGACGCAGAaagaagttaaatttgaatgggaTGCTAAATGTGAGCAAAGTTTCCAAGAACTTAAGGCACGATTAACCACGGCACCGATTCTAGCAATGCCAACGGAGGCAGGAAG ACATGAGCAGAACTACCCAACTCACGACTTGGAATTAGCAGCTATAATTTATGCTTTGAAGTtatggagacattatctctacggggtacaatttgagatttttacggACCATAAAA gaaaggcgAACATAGTTGCAGACGCTCTTAGCCGAAGAAGTTCCGAAATTGTGGCTAACATGATGATCGAGGAATTTAGCCACCTAACAGTAGGTGTTAAGCCTAAACCAATCAAGGGATATATGGCAAATCTGACAATTCAACCTGATGtggtgaatcaaatcaaatcagctCTGCAGtcagacacaagaagaagtCAGTGGATAGATGAGAACGATCAAGTTAAAGCACCTGAATTCAGTTACCATGGTGGTATACTTCGATTTCAAGGAAGAACATACGTGCCAAGGGATCAGGGTCTAAGACAAGTTATCTTGGGAGAAGCTCATCGGGCAAGATACACAGTACATCCCGGATCAACAAAAATGTATAAGGATCTTAGGGAAATTTactggtggccaggaatgaagaaggACGTGGCACG AACACCACTCTGCTGGGTAGAAACTGGAGAAGTAGGATTAGTGGGACCCGAGATTGTTCAGACTACTACTGAGAAGATTAAGCAAatacaagagaaaatgaggataAGTCAAAGTCGACAGAAATCGTATGCTGATCAACGAAGACGAAACTTGGAATTTTTGGTCGGTGACAAGGCATACTTAAAAGTCTCTCCATTTAAATCCGTGAttcgaggaaaaaggaaagggaaattaagccCAAGATTCATAGGACCCtatgagattttggagaaaattggattagtggcttacaggttaGCTTTACCTGTGGCATTATCAAATATCCACGACGTGTTTCATGTGTCTCAACTACGGAAACATGAGCCAGACCCTACGCAGGTACTTCGAAATGAAACCATTGAGATACGAAATGATCTAACGTACCCTGAGGAACCAGTTCGAATCTTAGATCAAAGGGATCAAGTCTTAAGGAACAAGGTTATTCCCTTAGTGAAGGTACTATGGGGTAATCATGACGAAGAAGAGGCAACTTGGGAACgtgaagaagagatgaagattTCCTATCCGCATTTATTTAACattgtaaattag